A region of Triplophysa rosa linkage group LG16, Trosa_1v2, whole genome shotgun sequence DNA encodes the following proteins:
- the ppp1r1b gene encoding protein phosphatase 1 regulatory subunit 1B isoform X2, which produces MAEPEKKTKRKRERVIGHEPEHESISDGPKIRRRRPTPATLFKVADQASPEDDISSHQWVVGENGVLKPKRINPNIYQPPSLKAVREMAEAQMLKLGVCPHVEEEGEEPNLTEREELNSSCTAGPQEQADVTDNQSGFRKPVATAATDEEEIEEEADDMTDKDSTHVD; this is translated from the exons atggcagagccagaaaaaaaaacaaagaggaaaagagagcgagtgatcggacacgagcccGAACACGAATCGATATCTGACGGACCTAAG ATTCGACGGCGAAGACCCACACCTGCCACACTGTTCAAAGTAGCAGACCAAGCGTCACCTGAGGACGACATCTCAAGCCATCAG TGGGTTGTAGGGGAAAACGGCGTCCTTAAACCAAAACGAATCAACCCAAATATCTACCAGCCACCATCATTAAAAG CCGTCCGGGAGATGGCTGAAGCTCAGATGCTGAAATTAGGTGTGTGTCCTCATGTAGAAGAGGAAGGGGAGGAGCCGAATCTGACAGAGAGGGAGGAGCTTAATTCATCCTGCACAGCGG GTCCACAGGAGCAAGCGGACGTGACAGATAACCAGTCAGGCTTCAGAAAGCCAGTAGCCACGGCAGCGACTGATGAAGAGGAGATTGAGGAAGAAGCAGATGATATGACAGATAAAGACAGCACACATGTGGACTGA
- the stard3 gene encoding LOW QUALITY PROTEIN: stAR-related lipid transfer protein 3 (The sequence of the model RefSeq protein was modified relative to this genomic sequence to represent the inferred CDS: substituted 1 base at 1 genomic stop codon), protein MFAGMPSGVNYSELSGSLPAIASLNASYSQASLSLPSPYYPPLPPGERKAISDVRRTFCLFVTFDLLFISMLWIIELNINKSIWTSLEXEVVNYNFKSSFFDIFVLALFRFLCLQLGYAAFRLRHWWVIAITTLVTSTFLITKVILSDLFNQNAFGYVLPITSFVVAWLETWFLDFKVLTQEAEDERAYLAAVNAACERAPMIFPTAVSDGQFYSPPESLAGSDEDLDEEGLGRKAVTEQEKGFVRQGREAMAVVEQILTQEENWKFEKSSDQGDAVYTLEIPFHGKTFILKALLQCTAELVYQEVILQPEKMVQWNRTVSLCQILQRVDDNTLVSYDVSAGAAGGVVSPRDFVNVRRVERRRDCYVSAGMGTNHNSKPPSGGRFVRGENGPGGFVVLKSSSNPSVCTFIWVLNTDLKGRLPRYLIHQSLAATMFEFMSHLRQRINEVQLTYR, encoded by the exons ATGTTTGCAGGAATGCCGAGCGGCGTGAACTACAGCGAGTTGAGCGGGAGTCTTCCGGCCATCGCTTCCCTCAACGCGTCGTATTCCCAGGCGTCTCTGTCTCTGCCCTCGCCTTATTACCCCCCGCTGCCCCCGGGAGAGAGGAAAGCCATCTCTGATGTGCGCAGAACGTTCTGCCTCTTTGTTACGTTCGATCTGCTTTTCATCTCCATGCTCTGGATCATCGAATTAAAC ATCAATAAGAGTATATGGACCAGCCTTGAGTAAGAGGTCGTTAACTATAACTTCAAGTCGTCTTTTTTTGATATCTTC GTTTTAGCTCTGTTCAGGTTTCTATGTTTGCAGCTCGGTTATGCCGCATTTCGTCTGAGACACTGGTGGGTTATTGCG atCACTACCCTGGTGACCAGCACCTTCCTGATCACTAAAGTCATCTTGTCTGAT TTGTTTAATCAGAATGCCTTCGGCTACGTTCTTCCGATCACCTCTTTTGTGGTGGCGTGGTTGGAAACCTGGTTCCTGGATTTCAAAGTGCTCACACAGGAAGCAGAGGACGAGAGAG CGTATCTGGCAGCGGTTAACGCCGCGTGCGAGCGTGCTCCTATGATCTTCCCTACGGCTGTGTCTGACGGACAGTTTTATTCCCCACCCGAGTCCCTGGCAG GATCTGACGAAGACCTTGATGAAGAGGGTCTTGGCAGGAAAGCAGTAACAGAACAA GAGAAAGGGTTTGTGAGACAGGGACGGGAGGCCATGGCAGTGGTGGAACAGATACTGACACAAGAGGAAAACTGGAAGTTTGAGAAGAGTAGT GACCAAGGAGATGCAGTATATACACTAGAAATCCCCTTCCATGGgaagacatttattttaaag GCTCTCCTGCAGTGCACAGCAGAGCTGGTGTATCAGGAGGTCATTCTACAGCCAGAGAAGATGGTGCAGTGGAACAGAACTGTGTCTTTGTGTCAG ATTCTGCAGCGGGTGGATGACAACACGCTGGTGTCATATGATGTGTCTGCAGGAGCTGCTGGAGGCGTCGTGTCTCCCAG GGACTTTGTAAATGTTCGTCGGGTGGAGCGCAGGCGAGACTGCTACGTCTCTGCAGGAATGggaaccaatcacaacagcaaGCCGCCATCAGGCGGACGCTTCGTCAG AGGAGAGAACGGTCCCGGTGGGTTTGTGGTGTTGAAATCCAGCAGTAATCCATCCGTTTGCACCTTCATCTGGGTGCTTAATACAGACCTCAAG GGTCGCCTGCCACGTTACCTCATCCACCAATCACTTGCCGCCACCATGTTTGAGTTCATGTCTCATCTCAGACAACGTATAAATGAAGTTCAACTGACGTACCGGTGA
- the mreg gene encoding melanoregulin, giving the protein MGAAFKRFCVRFCCCCCCDDDDEEEKRPLISNETLEYFDREAKKKRDQETNLWNEPGDSSHSERDDDRMLYNLLQCRAQTRRGSQGYRRLSVDIQAMREVRREVRDKWKMILENLGFMAEAESLLTVSASASYDRMRNAATARTLLQTLHTETSIFNSKESPPERYLFILDRLIYLDAAEDFVAKARRFYPPKDDDDDDDDEEQTSAINLPLLLSRMNQNISGGEEEEDENTRPEE; this is encoded by the exons ATGGGTGCGGCGTTCAAGAGGTTCTGTGTGCGAttctgctgctgttgttgctgTGACGACGAcgatgaggaagagaagagacCTTTGATCAG taATGAGACGTTAGAATATTTTGACCGTGAGGCCAAAAAGAAGCGGGACCAAGAGACCAACCTGTGGAATGAGCCGGGAGACTCCTCCCACTCAGAGAGAGACGATGACCGGATGCTTTACAACCTGCTGCAGTGCAGAGCCCAAACCCGCAGAGGgtcacag GGCTACCGGCGTTTGAGCGTCGATATTCAGGCCATGAGAGAGGTCAGGAGAGAGGTGCGAGATAAATGGAAGATGATTTTAGAGAACCTGG GTTTCATGGCAGAAGCGGAGTCTCTGTTGACTGTCTCTGCCAGCGCTTCATATGACCGCATGAGAAACGCAGCGACCGCTCGGACTCTCCTCCAGACTCTCCACACTGAGACATCAATATTCAACAGTAAAGAGTCGCCGCCCGAGAGATACCTCTTCATACTG GATCGGCTCATTTATCTGGACGCCGCTGAGGATTTCGTGGCCAAGGCCCGTCGCTTCTACCCTCCTAAAGATGATGACGACGACGACGATGATGAAGAACAGACCAGTGCGATTAATCTTCCTCTTCTGCTGTCTCGTATGAATCAGAACATATCTggaggagaggaagaggaggatgagAACACTAGACCAGAGGAGTAA
- the chd4a gene encoding chromodomain-helicase-DNA-binding protein 4a: MSGSEEDRDDFERRSMVQDEDDLDEEMSENEAPKVKKKKKAKKSSRESKGSKRNRSRREDISSPEPGDGPDMDDEDDRSDSEGSTYTPGKKKKKRASTSKDKKRSSSSGDRTSAASKRREPEEDEDEDDDDSEPKSSSQLLDAWGMEDIDHVFTEEDYRTLTNYKAFSQFVRPLIAAKNPKIAVSKMMMVLGAKWREFSTNNPLRGAAAATTALAAATAAATVDVSAVTEPAPAAPAAQLSVEQAAPAPPIRKAKTKEGKGPNARKKSKPAPKPQEKKVKTKKVAPLKIKLGGFNSKRKRSSSEEDDVEVDSDFDDGSMNSMSNGRSSRSSSAKKKPKKKTKKDDDGDGYETDHQDYCEVCQQGGEIILCDTCPRAYHMVCLDPDMEKAPEGTWSCPHCEKMGIQWEAREDASEGEEDNDVGGGEAEEDDHHMEFCRVCKDGGELLCCDSCPSSYHIHCLNPPLPEIPNGEWICPRCTCPGMKGKVQKILTWRWTEPPPPTPVPRPAELPAGAPDPTPLAGRPEREFFVKWQNMSYWHCSWVTELQLEMHCQVMFRNYQRKTDMDEPPSIDFGCEGDEDKSDKRKSKDPTYAKMEDKYYRFGIKMEWMMIHRILNHSVDKKNNCHYLIKWRDLTYDQSTWEAEDMDVPDFDTYKLQYWNHRELMMGDDGKPGKKLKLKGKMRKLDRPPENPVVDPTMKFDRQPEYLDTTGGTLHPYQLEGLNWLRFSWAQGTDTILADEMGLGKTVQTAVFLYSLYKEGHSKGPFLVSAPLSTIINWEREFEMWAPDMYVVTYVGDKDSRAVIRENEFSFENNAIRGGKKASRMKKEASVKFHVLLTSYELITIDTAILGSIDWACLVVDEAHRLKNNQSKFFRILNNYPLQHKLLLTGTPLQNNLEELFHLLNFLTPERFSNLEGFLEEFADIAKEDQIKKLHDMLGPHMLRRLKADVFKHMPSKTELIVRVELSPMQKKYYKFILTRNFEALNTRGGGNQVSLLNVVMDLKKCCNHPYLFPVAATEAAKLPNGMYEGSALTKAAGKLLLLQKMMKKLKEGGHRVLVFSQMTKMLDLLEDFLENEGYKYERIDGSITGGMRQEAIDRFNAPGAPQFAFLLSTRAGGLGINLATADTVIIYDSDWNPHNDIQAFSRAHRIGQNKKVMIYRFVTKASVEERITQVAKKKMMLTHLVVRPGLGSKTGSMSKQELDDILKFGTEQLFKDEAEGENKEDDSSVIHYDDKAIDRLLDRNQDATDDTEIQSMNEYLSSFKVAQYVVKDEEEAEEEVQREIIKQEESVDPDYWEKLLRHHYEQQQEDLARNLGKGKRIRKQVNYNDGSQEDRDWQDDQSDGQSDYSVASEEGDEDFDERTEANSRRPNRKGLRNDKDKPLPPLLARVSGNIEVLGFNARQRKAFLNAVMRYGMPPQDAFTTQWLVRDLRGKSEKEFKAYVSLFMRHLCEPGADGAESFADGVPREGLSRQHVLTRIGVMSLIRKKVQEFEHVNGQWSIPWMMELNENKSVSAGSQPDSPSKTPSTGTPADTQPNTPAPDGISKAEDGGKDADKEKEVKNGENEKESSENKDNEVIAIPDDDDDDDDDEDMSSEDKSKENVKAGESSSDSDKLDGKQDEVEKKDEKDAEEKTEEKPKSSEDDKEPKSSEADKKASDAKGEKEDEPEKMDTTPVTDEKKGQKDEKESGKTEEAGKLPNGEIAKDASAGGTEERKKAKTRFMFNIADGGFTELHSLWQNEERAATVTKKTNEIWHRRHDYWLLAGIIQHGYARWQDIQNDVRFAILNEPFKGEINRGNFLEIKNKFLARRFKLLEQALVIEEQLRRAAYLNMTEDPSHPSMALNTRFSEVECLAESHQHLSKESMSGNKPANAVLHKVLKQLEELLSDMKADVTRLPATIARIPPVAVRLQMSERNILSRLASRGPETQSQQVQQ; encoded by the exons ATGTCCGGCAGCGAGGAAGATAGAGACGACTTTGAACGTCGCTCGATGGTGCAAG ATGAGGATGACCTGGATGAGGAGATGTCAGAGAATGAAGCGCCCAAAgtgaaaaagaagaagaaagccAAGAAAAGTAGCCGCGAGAGCAAAGGCAGCAAACGAAATCGCTCCCGCAGAGAG GATATCAGTTCACCGGAGCCAGGAGACGGCCCTGATATGGATGATGAGGACGATCGCTCGGACAGCGAGGGAAGCACCTACACACCCggcaagaagaagaagaaaagagCCAGCACGTCAAAGGACAAAAAGAGAAGCAGTTCTTCTGGCGACAGAACCTCAGCGGCTTCCAAACGCAGGGAACCTGAAGAAGATGAAGATGAGGACGACGATGATTCA GAGCCAAAGAGTTCCTCTCAGCTTCTTGATGCCTGGGGTATGGAGGACATCGATCATGTCTTCACTGAGGAAGACTACAGAACGCTGACTAATTATAAGGCCTTCAGCCAATTTGTCAG GCCCCTAATCGCTGCCAAAAATCCCAAAATCGCTGTTTCCAAAATGATGATGGTTCTTGGAGCGAAGTGGCGAGAGTTCAGCACTAACAACCCTCTCCGGGGCGCAGCCGCTGCCACCACAGCCCTGGCGGCTGCTACTGCAGCAGCGACGGTTGACGTCTCCGCGGTAACAGAACCAGCACCCGCTGCGCCGGCAGCCCAGCTCAGTGTAGAACAGGCTGCTCCAGCACCTCCCATACGCAAAGCTAAAACTAAAGAGGGCAAGG GTCCAAACGCACGTAAGAAGTCCAAGCCCGCCCCCAAACCTCAGGAGAAGAAGGTGAAGACTAAGAAAGTTGCTCCTCTGAAGATCAAACTAGGAGGCTTCAACAGCAAGAGGAAACGCTCATCT AGTGAAGAAGACGATGTCGAAGTGGACAGTGATTTCGATGACGGCAGTATGAACAGCATGTCGAACGGTCGCAGCAGTCGCAGCAGCAGCGCTAAGAAGAAGCCCAAGAAGAAGACAAAGAAGG atgatgatggtgatggcTATGAAACGGATCATCAGGACTACTGTGAGGTCTGTCAGCAGGGCGGAGAGATCATTCTCTGCGACACCTGCCCAAGAGCCTATCACATGGTCTGCTTGGACCCAGATATGGAGAAGGCACCAGAGGGCACCTGGAGCTGCCCACACTGC GAGAAGATGGGCATCCAGTGGGAGGCACGCGAGGATGCGTCAGAGGGAGAGGAGGATAATGATGTGGGAGGCGGTGAGGCAGAAGAGGACGACCACCACATGGAGTTCTGCAGAGTTTGTAAAGATGGCGGAGAGCTACTGTGCTGTGACTCTTGCCCCTCGTCGTACCACATTCACTGCCTCAACCCACCCCTGCCCGAGATACCCAACGGAGAATGGATCTGCCCCAGATGCACT tgtCCTGGTATGAAGGGTAAGGTGCAGAAGATTCTGACCTGGCGCTGGACCGAACCTCCTCCTCCGACCCCTGTTCCACGGCCTGCTGAACTTCCAGCCGGTGCTCCAGACCCCACCCCATTGGCTGGTCGCCCTGAGAGGGAGTTCTTTGTTAAATGGCAGAATATGTCCTATTGGCACTGCTCCTGGGTTACTGAACTACAG CTGGAGATGCACTGTCAGGTGATGTTCAGAAACTACCAACGCAAAACCGACATGGACGAACCGCCATCCATAGACTTCGGATGTGAGGGAGATGAGGACAAGAGCGACAAGAGGAAGAGCAAAGACCCCACCTACGCCAAGATGGAGGATAAATACTACCGCTTCGGCATCAAGATGGAGTGGATGATGATTCATCGCATTCTGAACCACAG TGTGGATAAAAAGAATAACTGTCACTACCTCATCAAGTGGAGGGACTTGACGTACGATCAGTCCACGTGGGAAGCAGAGGACATGGACGTTCCTGACTTTGACACCTACAAACTGCAGTACTGGAACCACAG GGAGTTAATGATGGGTGACGACGGTAAACCAGGAAAGAAGTTGAAGCTCAAAGGCAAGATGCGAAAACTTGACCGACCTCCAGAGAACCCTGTTGTGGAT CCGACCATGAAGTTTGACCGTCAGCCGGAATATCTGGACACCACGGGCGGTACGCTGCATCCGTACCAGCTGGAGGGGCTGAACTGGCTGCGCTTCTCCTGGGCTCAGGGAACCGACACCATTCTGGCAGACGAGATGGGTCTGGGGAAGACCGTACAGACTGCCGTTTTCCTTTATTCACTGTATAAAGAG GGTCACTCGAAGGGTCCGTTCCTGGTCAGCGCACCTCTCTCCACCATCATTAACTGGGAGCGAGAGTTTGAGATGTGGGCCCCAGACATGTACGTGGTCACGTACGTCGGTGACAAAGACAGCAGGGCTGTCATCAGAGAAAACGAGTTCTCGTTCGAGAACAACGCCATCCGCGGTGGCAAGAAAGCGTCTAGGATGAAG AAAGAAGCGTCGGTGAAGTTTCACGTTCTGTTGACCTCCTACGAGTTGATCACTATTGACACGGCCATTCTGGGCTCCATCGACTGGGCGTGTTTGGTGGTTGATGAGGCCCACAGGCTGAAGAACAACCAATCAAAA TTTTTCAGGATACTGAACAACTACCCGTTACAGCACAAGTTGTTGTTGACTGGAACTCCACTACAAAACAACTTGGAAGAGCTTTTCCATCTGCTTAACTTCCTCACGCCAGAGAGATTcag TAATCTTGAAGGTTTCTTGGAGGAGTTCGCCGACATCGCCAAGGAGGACCAGATCAAGAAGCTTCACGACATGCTGGGACCGCACATGCTCAGGAGACTCAAGGCAGACGTATTCAAGCACATGCCCTCCAAAACGGAGCTCATCGTGAGAGTGGAGCTCAGCCCCATGCAGAA GAAATATTACAAGTTCATCCTGACGCGTAATTTTGAAGCTCTGAACACCCGCGGTGGAGGAAACCAAGTTTCTCTGCTGAATGTGGTCATGGACCTGAAAAAGTGCTGCAATCATCCTTATCTGTTCCCCGTCGCTGCTACG GAAGCTGCCAAGTTGCCTAATGGGATGTACGAGGGCAGTGCCCTTACAAAAGCTGCTGGCAAACTGTTGCTGCTGCAGAAGATGATGAAGAAACTCAAGGAGGGCGGACACAGGGTGCTCGTCTTTTCTCAG ATGACCAAAATGTTAGATCTACTGGAGGACTTCCTGGAAAACGAGGGCTACAAATATGAGCGTATCGATGGAAGCATCACGGGAGGCATGAGACAGGAAGCCATCGACCGCTTTAACG CTCCTGGTGCTCCTCAGTTTGCGTTTCTGCTCTCGACCAGAGCTGGAGGTTTGGGTATCAATCTGGCAACCGCAGACACTGTGATCATCTACGACTCGGACTGGAATCCTCACAATGACATTCAG GCCTTTAGCAGAGCTCACAGAATTGGTCAAAACAAGAAGGTGATGATCTATCGTTTCGTGACCAAAGCTTCAGTGGAAGAAAGAATTACTCAG GTGGCCAAAAAGAAGATGATGTTGACTCACTTGGTTGTGCGTCCTGGATTGGGATCGAAGACCGGTTCGATGTCCAAACAGGAGCTGGATGACATCCTTAAATTTGGTACAGAACAGCTCTTCAAGGATGAAGCAGAAG gAGAGAACAAAGAGGACGACAGCAGTGTGATTCACTATGATGATAAAGCCATCGATCGGCTGCTGGATCGTAACCAGGACGCCACAGATGACACGGAGATCCAGAGCATGAACGAGTATCTCAGCTCCTTCAAAGTGGCTCAGTATGTGGTCAAGGATGAAGAGGAAGCT GAGGAAGAGGTTCAGAGAGAGATCATCAAGCAGGAGGAGAGCGTAGATCCGGATTACTGGGAGAAGTTGCTGAGACATCACTACGAGCAGCAGCAGGAGGATCTGGCCCGTAACCTCGGCAAAGGAAAACGTATCCGCAAACAGGTCAACTACAACGACGGCTCTCAGGAAGACAGAG aCTGGCAGGATGATCAGTCTGACGGCCAATCAGATTATTCTGTCGCCTCGGAGGAAGGAGACGAAGATTTCGATGAGCGAACTGAAG CCAATTCACGGCGACCCAACAGGAAAGGTCTCAGGAACGATAAAGACAAGCCATTGCCCCCCCTGCTGGCCAGAGTGAGCGGCAACATTGAG gtCTTGGGTTTCAACGCTCGCCAGAGGAAGGCTTTCCTGAATGCTGTCATGCGTTACGGGATGCCTCCGCAGGACGCTTTCACCACCCAGTGGCTCGTCCGAGACCTGCGTGGAAAATCCGAGAAAGAGTTCAA AGCTTACGTTTCCCTCTTCATGCGACACTTGTGTGAACCAGGTGCAGATGGTGCTGAAAGCTTCGCTGACGGAGTTCCACGGGAGGGGTTGTCAAGGCAACACGTACTTACCCGTATCGGTGTAATGTCATTGATCCGAAAGAAG GTTCAGGAATTCGAGCATGTGAACGGTCAGTGGTCCATCCCCTGGATGATGGAGCTGAATGAAAATAAATCCGTATCCGCTGGCAGCCAGCCGGACTCGCCCAGCAAAACGCCCTCTACTGGCACTCCAGCGGACACTCAGCCAAACACGCCCGCTCCAG ATGGTATTTCCAAGGCAGAAGACGGTGGGAAAGACGCGGATAAAGAGAAAGAGGTCAAAAATGGAGAGAATGAGAAAGAATCCAGTGAGAACAAAGACAATGAA GTCATCGCCATCccggatgatgatgatgatgatgatgatgatgaggacaTGTCCTCCGAAGACAAAAGCAAAGAGAATGTTAAGGCCGGCGAGTCATCCTCAGATTCAGATAAATTGGACGGCAAGCAGGATGAAGTAGAGAAAAAAGATGAGAAAGATGCGGAGGAAAAGACAGAGGAGAAACCCAAATCTTCTGAAGATGACAAGGAACCCAAATCATCTGAAGCTGACAAAAAAGCTTCAGACGCCAAAG GTGAAAAGGAAGATGAGCCTGAGAAGATGGACACTACCCCTGTTACAGATGAGAAGAAAG GTCAAAAGGACGAGAAAGAATCGGGTAAGACGGAGGAGGCCGGGAAACTGCCGAACGGTGAGATCGCCAAAGACGCATCTGCGGGAGGGACCGAAGAGAGGAAGAAAGCGAAGACCCGCTTCATGTTTAACATTGCAGATGGAGGATTTACTG AATTGCACTCACTATGGCAGAACGAGGAGCGAGCCGCCACGGTTACCAAGAAGACCAATGAGATCTGGCATCGTCGCCATGACTACTGGCTACTCGCTGGAATCATACA ACACGGTTATGCTCGCTGGCAGGACATTCAGAATGACGTCCGGTTCGCCATTCTCAATGAGCCCTTCAAGGGTGAAATCAACCGAGGAAACTTCCTGGAAATCAAGAACAAGTTTCTGGCCAGGAGATTTAAG TTGCTGGAGCAGGCGCTGGTCATCGAGGAGCAGCTGCGCAGAGCTGCGTATCTGAACATGACTGAAGACCCCTCTCACCCCTCCATGGCTCTCAACACACGCTTCAGTGAAGTGGAGTGTCTGGCCGAATCTCACCAGCACCTGAGCAAGGAATCCATGTCGGGAAACAAACCCGCCAACGCCGTCCTGCATAAAG TACTGAAACAGCTGGAGGAGCTGCTTAGCGACATGAAAGCAGATGTCACTCGTCTCCCAGCCACCATCGCCAGGATACCACCGGTGGCCGTGAGGCTGCAGATGTCGGAGAGAAACATTCTCAGTCGTTTGGCCAGCAGAGGACCAGAGACACAGTCACAGCAG GTGCAGCAGTAG